Proteins from a single region of Desulfatirhabdium butyrativorans DSM 18734:
- a CDS encoding MT-A70 family methyltransferase — protein sequence MDRFGACRRLRAEAARAHLYLWVPNALLADGLEVMKRWGFTYKTNLVWYKIRKDGGPDGRGVGFYFRNVTELVLFGIRGSMRTLAAGRTQTNILATRKREHSRKPDELYDIIEACSPGPYLELFARHPRKGWAQWGNEQVEDVSGYPIEHHVEAQQLVLFEKVNRKNYG from the coding sequence ATGGATCGATTCGGAGCTTGCCGAAGATTAAGGGCGGAGGCGGCGCGAGCGCACCTCTACCTCTGGGTTCCCAACGCCCTCTTGGCCGATGGACTGGAAGTCATGAAGCGATGGGGGTTTACATACAAGACCAATCTTGTCTGGTACAAGATCCGGAAAGATGGCGGGCCGGACGGAAGGGGAGTCGGGTTCTATTTCCGCAATGTGACGGAGCTTGTCTTGTTTGGCATTCGTGGCAGCATGCGCACACTCGCTGCTGGGCGAACCCAAACGAACATTCTGGCCACCAGGAAGCGGGAGCACTCGCGCAAGCCCGATGAGCTGTATGATATTATCGAGGCTTGTTCGCCTGGCCCGTATCTGGAGCTTTTTGCCAGGCATCCGCGCAAAGGGTGGGCGCAATGGGGCAACGAGCAGGTGGAGGATGTTTCAGGATACCCCATTGAGCACCATGTGGAGGCGCAGCAGTTGGTGCTGTTCGAGAAGGTCAATCGGAAAAACTACGGATAA